A stretch of the Cellulomonas sp. WB94 genome encodes the following:
- a CDS encoding HPr family phosphocarrier protein has translation MAEQTVVIASKAGLHARPAALFTQAAARSGLVVRIAKGAMGPVDAASILQVMTLGAALGDTVTLSVEGPDEDRVLDELVTMLATDLDAVQS, from the coding sequence ATGGCAGAACAAACCGTCGTGATCGCGTCCAAGGCCGGGCTGCACGCCCGACCGGCGGCGCTCTTCACACAGGCCGCTGCGCGCAGCGGGCTCGTCGTGCGCATCGCCAAGGGCGCCATGGGCCCGGTCGACGCCGCGAGCATCCTGCAGGTGATGACTCTCGGCGCGGCCCTGGGCGACACGGTGACCCTCTCCGTCGAGGGTCCGGACGAGGACCGCGTGCTCGACGAGCTCGTCACGATGCTCGCCACCGACCTGGACGCCGTCCAGTCGTGA
- a CDS encoding NYN domain-containing protein, with protein sequence MTTIDTTEAVRRLRCALFVDFDNVYIGLRRLDPAAAEAFAESPGNWLTALEMGSDADGEFQRRFLVRACYLNPSVFSQFRPNFTRAGFSVVDCPSLTQQGKSSADINLVLDAVDALAADTRYDEFVILSADADFTPLAIRCRAADRRVTIITASPAASAYRAVADTVVTADELAELVKHPEALALGEPIALVAPVAVELPEVEEPAPATAGRRRSASRQSGPAQTTRVSTTPPTTTPARRAVLRLVSTADRPLTGGVVAQAAQKADPSVLTSGWHGAGSFFPWLAQVVPELGAASRPAPGFVWDPQRFSEADLPTAGGVNLPPLQRQVVDVTDIPNLPAERYRVLLTALADDASANPFDRAETARRVRDACQAAGQAIGRASVNNVISGVLYSGLDLTTKPSAKKLAETWADNVVGLCRGGRMDLNPQDVAAIRAWVGGGLLEG encoded by the coding sequence GTGACCACCATCGACACCACCGAGGCCGTCCGTCGCCTGCGGTGCGCCCTGTTCGTCGACTTCGACAACGTCTACATCGGTCTGCGGCGCCTGGACCCCGCCGCCGCCGAGGCGTTCGCCGAGTCCCCCGGGAACTGGTTGACGGCACTCGAGATGGGCAGCGACGCCGACGGGGAGTTCCAGCGGCGGTTCCTCGTGCGCGCCTGCTACCTCAACCCCTCGGTCTTCTCGCAGTTCCGGCCGAACTTCACGCGTGCGGGCTTCAGCGTCGTGGACTGCCCCTCGCTGACGCAGCAGGGCAAGAGCAGCGCCGACATCAACCTCGTGCTCGACGCCGTCGATGCCCTCGCGGCCGACACCCGGTACGACGAGTTCGTCATCCTCTCGGCGGACGCCGACTTCACGCCCCTGGCGATCCGGTGCCGCGCGGCCGATCGCCGCGTCACGATCATCACGGCGAGCCCGGCCGCGAGCGCCTACCGCGCCGTGGCGGACACCGTCGTCACGGCGGACGAGCTCGCCGAGCTCGTCAAGCACCCCGAGGCCCTGGCGCTCGGCGAGCCGATCGCGCTCGTCGCGCCCGTCGCGGTGGAGCTGCCGGAGGTGGAGGAGCCTGCCCCGGCCACTGCGGGACGCCGACGCAGCGCGAGCCGGCAGTCGGGGCCGGCGCAGACGACGAGGGTGTCCACCACGCCGCCGACGACGACGCCGGCGCGCAGGGCCGTGCTCCGCCTCGTGAGCACGGCAGATCGCCCCCTCACGGGAGGTGTCGTCGCCCAGGCCGCCCAGAAGGCCGACCCGTCCGTGCTCACCTCCGGCTGGCACGGCGCAGGCAGCTTCTTCCCGTGGCTCGCCCAGGTGGTTCCCGAGCTCGGTGCGGCGTCGCGCCCCGCCCCCGGGTTCGTGTGGGACCCCCAGCGGTTCAGCGAGGCCGACCTGCCGACGGCGGGCGGCGTCAACCTGCCGCCGCTGCAGCGTCAGGTGGTCGACGTCACGGACATCCCCAACTTGCCGGCCGAGCGGTACCGGGTGCTCCTCACGGCCCTCGCCGACGACGCCAGCGCCAACCCGTTCGACCGGGCAGAGACCGCGCGGCGGGTGCGGGACGCCTGCCAGGCGGCGGGCCAGGCCATCGGTCGGGCGTCGGTCAACAACGTGATCTCCGGGGTGCTGTACTCCGGGCTCGACCTGACGACGAAGCCCAGCGCGAAGAAGCTCGCCGAGACGTGGGCGGACAACGTCGTGGGGCTCTGCCGCGGCGGTCGCATGGACCTCAACCCGCAGGACGTCGCGGCGATCCGCGCCTGGGTGGGCGGCGGTCTCCTCGAGGGGTGA
- the pfkB gene encoding 1-phosphofructokinase: protein MIVTVTLNPSLDRTIELDHLVPGEVQRVTAARLDPGGKGVNVARALLANGVDALAVVPIAGVDGDQLVGLLRHEGVAVAVVDVAGHTRSNIAIAEADGTVTKLNEPGAPLSAADLEGIAGKVLEAASPGSWVVLCGSLPPDVPVDTYASLARRFSAAGLRVAVDTSGPAFQAAVATGPELVKPNAEELAEAVGHPLLSRSDVVAAARELQALGARTVLVSLGAEGALLVDDGVVAGESPVAEPRSTVGAGDAFLAGFLAGEHAGASRREAFAEALAWGAAAVCLPGSRMPGPGDIDRSVVHLLPEPSPALLTPITEGES from the coding sequence ATGATCGTCACCGTCACGCTCAACCCGAGCCTCGACCGCACGATCGAGCTGGACCACCTCGTCCCCGGCGAGGTCCAGCGCGTCACGGCCGCACGCCTCGACCCGGGCGGCAAGGGCGTCAACGTGGCCCGCGCGCTGCTCGCGAACGGCGTGGACGCGCTCGCGGTCGTGCCGATCGCCGGCGTCGACGGCGACCAGCTCGTCGGCCTGCTCCGGCACGAGGGCGTCGCCGTCGCGGTCGTCGACGTCGCCGGGCACACGCGCTCGAACATCGCCATCGCCGAGGCCGACGGCACGGTCACGAAGCTCAACGAGCCCGGTGCGCCGCTGTCCGCCGCCGACCTCGAGGGGATCGCCGGCAAGGTGCTCGAGGCGGCGTCGCCCGGCTCGTGGGTCGTCCTGTGCGGCAGCCTCCCGCCCGATGTCCCGGTCGACACCTACGCCTCGCTCGCTCGCAGGTTCAGCGCCGCGGGCCTGCGGGTGGCCGTCGACACGAGCGGACCGGCCTTCCAGGCGGCCGTGGCCACGGGCCCCGAGCTGGTCAAGCCGAACGCCGAGGAGCTCGCCGAGGCGGTCGGCCACCCGCTGCTGTCGCGGTCGGACGTCGTCGCAGCTGCCCGCGAGCTCCAGGCGCTCGGTGCTCGCACCGTCCTCGTGAGCCTCGGTGCCGAGGGCGCCCTGCTCGTGGACGACGGCGTCGTCGCGGGCGAGTCCCCCGTCGCCGAGCCGCGGAGCACCGTCGGCGCCGGTGACGCCTTCCTGGCCGGGTTCCTGGCCGGTGAGCACGCCGGCGCAAGCCGTCGCGAGGCCTTTGCCGAGGCCCTCGCCTGGGGTGCCGCCGCAGTCTGCCTGCCCGGCAGCCGGATGCCCGGACCGGGCGACATCGACCGATCGGTCGTCCACCTCCTGCCCGAGCCCTCCCCCGCACTTCTGACACCCATCACTGAAGGAGAATCATGA
- a CDS encoding DeoR/GlpR family DNA-binding transcription regulator, which yields MYATERHQEILRRARAEGRVEVKQIAEDLDVTPETVRRDLTALERLGVLRRVHGGAIPVERLGIEPAVDERETRLAGQKERIAKVALDELPDGGSIIIDAGTTTVRIAQMLPLDRELMVVTHSLPVANLLISKPNVTLYLLGGVVRPRTLAAVGDWTRSNLADVFVDVAFIGTNGITATRGLTTPDLGEAAVKRALISAARRTVVLADHTKFGREDFAHVCDLEAIDTVISDTGLADEMADEIEDAGPTVVRA from the coding sequence GTGTACGCGACAGAACGCCACCAGGAGATCCTGCGGCGTGCGCGTGCCGAGGGCCGCGTCGAGGTCAAGCAGATCGCCGAGGACCTCGACGTCACCCCCGAGACCGTCCGACGCGACCTCACAGCCCTCGAACGCCTCGGCGTGCTGCGGCGCGTCCACGGCGGGGCGATCCCCGTGGAGCGGCTCGGGATCGAGCCCGCGGTCGACGAGCGCGAGACGCGGCTCGCCGGGCAGAAGGAGCGCATCGCGAAGGTCGCGCTCGACGAGCTCCCCGACGGCGGGTCGATCATCATCGACGCCGGGACGACCACCGTGCGCATCGCCCAGATGCTGCCCCTGGACCGCGAGCTGATGGTCGTGACCCACTCCCTGCCCGTCGCGAACCTTCTGATCTCGAAGCCGAACGTGACGCTCTACCTGCTCGGCGGCGTCGTCCGGCCCCGCACGCTGGCAGCCGTCGGCGACTGGACCCGGTCCAACCTCGCGGACGTCTTCGTCGACGTGGCCTTCATCGGCACGAACGGCATCACGGCGACCCGCGGCCTGACGACACCGGACCTCGGCGAGGCCGCCGTCAAGCGCGCCCTGATCTCCGCCGCACGGCGCACCGTCGTGCTGGCCGACCACACGAAGTTCGGGCGAGAGGACTTCGCCCACGTCTGCGACCTGGAGGCGATCGACACCGTGATCAGCGACACCGGACTGGCCGATGAGATGGCCGACGAGATCGAGGACGCCGGACCGACGGTGGTGCGCGCATGA
- a CDS encoding alcohol dehydrogenase catalytic domain-containing protein, producing the protein MKVARFHAPGDIRLEDAPEPTAQPGEVKIRVRACSTCGTDVKISKSGHFRIVPPRVMGHEIAGEVVEVGEGVTGWAPGDRVQVIAAIPCGKCPDCVAGHMTVCPNQVSMGYDFDGGFAEFMIVPAVVLAVDGLNRIPEGVSYAEASVAEPFACALNAQELVRVGDGDVVVVVGSGPIGCLHVRLARARGAARVFLVELSRTRLDLAAAIVTPDAAICSSETDPVEAVLALTDGRGADVIITAAASGAAQEDALRMVAPGGRISFFGGLPKDKPVISLDSNVVHYKELMIMGANGSSPDHNKRALALIADGSVPVDDLITHRLPLDQVLEGIGVVSRGEGIKVTIEP; encoded by the coding sequence ATGAAGGTTGCACGCTTCCACGCACCCGGCGACATCCGGCTGGAGGACGCACCCGAGCCCACCGCGCAGCCGGGCGAGGTGAAGATCCGCGTCCGCGCCTGCTCGACCTGCGGCACCGACGTCAAGATCTCGAAGTCCGGCCACTTCCGCATCGTCCCGCCGCGGGTGATGGGCCACGAGATCGCCGGCGAGGTCGTCGAGGTCGGCGAGGGCGTGACCGGCTGGGCGCCCGGCGACCGCGTGCAGGTCATCGCCGCGATCCCGTGCGGAAAGTGCCCCGACTGCGTCGCCGGACACATGACGGTCTGTCCGAACCAGGTCTCGATGGGCTACGACTTCGACGGCGGCTTCGCCGAGTTCATGATCGTGCCGGCCGTGGTCCTCGCGGTCGACGGGCTCAACCGGATCCCCGAGGGGGTCAGCTACGCGGAGGCCTCGGTCGCCGAGCCGTTCGCCTGCGCCCTCAACGCACAGGAGCTGGTCCGCGTCGGGGACGGCGACGTCGTCGTCGTCGTGGGCTCCGGGCCGATCGGGTGCCTGCACGTGCGGCTCGCCCGCGCTCGCGGTGCGGCTCGCGTGTTCCTGGTCGAGCTGAGCCGGACCCGGCTGGACCTCGCTGCCGCGATCGTCACGCCGGACGCCGCCATCTGCTCGAGCGAGACCGACCCCGTCGAGGCCGTCCTGGCGCTCACGGACGGTCGCGGCGCGGACGTCATCATCACGGCTGCGGCGTCGGGCGCGGCCCAGGAGGACGCCCTGCGCATGGTCGCCCCGGGTGGGCGTATCAGCTTCTTCGGCGGGCTCCCCAAGGACAAGCCGGTGATCTCGCTGGACTCCAACGTCGTGCACTACAAGGAGCTGATGATCATGGGCGCGAACGGCTCCAGCCCGGACCACAACAAGCGTGCCCTCGCGCTGATCGCCGACGGCAGCGTGCCGGTCGACGACCTCATCACCCACCGGCTGCCGCTCGACCAGGTCCTCGAGGGCATCGGCGTCGTGTCTCGCGGCGAGGGCATCAAGGTCACGATCGAGCCGTGA
- a CDS encoding putative PEP-binding protein, with translation MATTTGPDSAQAPGVVGATQLHGIGVGRGGVVGPVAQVRPAPQVPADAAVLIDGVPAGPDEVRGAVEAAFADVADRLRRESGRAPGVLAGVLAATAEMAADPALRAKVLARMDDGDGAVGAITIVVAEFAAMFEQAGGYLAERVTDLRSVRDRVIAEIVGLPAPGVPHLTEPSVVVALDLAPADTAALDLTMVLAIVTEQGGPTGHTAIIARQLGLPCVVQTAGATELADGVVVAVDAVAGIVTVDPGDDLRSEFDRRSRLEQSFADDVAPGASSDGAPFGLLGNIGTAADAARLTDSPVEGVGLFRTEVLFLDRVTAPTVEEQAGVYAEVLRSLAGRKVVVRTLDAGADKPLAFAHQSDEPNPALGIRGYRLVRTMPELLDTQLEALARAEQETGIKAWVMAPMIATPAEARDFAAAARAKGLSMVGVMVEIPAAALRAKEILAEVDFVSLGTNDLAQYAMAADRTLGELGDLLDPWQPAVLDLVAMTARAGLDVGKPVGVCGESASDPLLALVLAGFGVTTLSMSASAVPAVRYSLRRHSTSQLQDIAGAARAAGSAPGARAAALALVDDEVRMALQL, from the coding sequence ATGGCAACCACAACCGGACCCGACAGTGCACAGGCGCCTGGCGTGGTCGGTGCGACGCAGCTTCACGGCATCGGTGTCGGTCGAGGCGGCGTGGTCGGCCCCGTGGCGCAGGTCCGCCCTGCGCCGCAGGTACCCGCGGACGCCGCCGTGCTGATCGACGGCGTGCCCGCGGGACCCGACGAGGTCCGCGGAGCCGTCGAGGCGGCGTTCGCGGACGTCGCCGATCGACTCCGGCGCGAGTCCGGCCGTGCGCCCGGGGTGCTTGCCGGGGTGCTGGCCGCGACGGCCGAGATGGCCGCCGATCCGGCACTGCGCGCCAAGGTGCTCGCCCGCATGGACGACGGCGACGGCGCGGTGGGGGCGATCACCATCGTGGTCGCCGAGTTCGCGGCGATGTTCGAACAGGCAGGCGGGTACCTCGCGGAGCGCGTCACCGACCTGCGCAGCGTGCGTGACCGCGTCATCGCCGAGATCGTGGGGCTGCCCGCGCCGGGCGTGCCGCACCTCACCGAACCGTCGGTGGTCGTGGCCCTGGACCTCGCGCCGGCCGACACCGCCGCTCTCGACCTCACCATGGTCCTGGCGATCGTCACCGAGCAGGGCGGACCGACCGGGCACACCGCGATCATCGCGCGCCAGCTCGGGCTCCCGTGCGTGGTGCAGACGGCAGGGGCGACGGAGCTGGCCGACGGCGTCGTCGTCGCGGTCGACGCGGTGGCCGGGATCGTCACCGTCGACCCCGGCGACGACCTGCGGAGCGAGTTCGACCGGCGCAGCCGGCTCGAGCAGTCCTTCGCGGACGACGTCGCACCGGGAGCATCCTCGGACGGCGCCCCCTTCGGCCTGCTCGGCAACATCGGCACCGCCGCGGATGCCGCCCGGCTCACCGACAGCCCGGTCGAGGGAGTCGGCCTGTTCCGCACCGAGGTCCTGTTCCTCGATCGCGTCACGGCCCCCACCGTCGAGGAGCAGGCCGGCGTCTACGCCGAGGTGCTGCGCTCGCTCGCCGGCCGCAAGGTCGTCGTCCGCACGCTCGACGCCGGCGCCGACAAGCCGCTCGCGTTCGCCCACCAGTCCGACGAGCCGAACCCGGCCCTCGGCATCCGCGGCTACCGGCTCGTGCGCACGATGCCCGAGCTGCTGGACACCCAGCTCGAGGCGCTCGCACGCGCTGAGCAGGAGACGGGCATCAAGGCCTGGGTCATGGCCCCGATGATCGCGACGCCGGCCGAGGCCCGTGACTTCGCCGCCGCCGCTCGCGCCAAGGGCCTGTCGATGGTCGGCGTCATGGTGGAGATCCCCGCGGCGGCGCTGCGGGCCAAGGAGATCCTCGCCGAGGTGGACTTCGTCTCCCTGGGCACCAACGACCTCGCGCAGTACGCGATGGCGGCCGACCGGACGCTCGGTGAGCTCGGGGACCTGCTCGACCCCTGGCAGCCCGCGGTGCTCGACCTGGTCGCCATGACCGCGCGGGCCGGCCTGGACGTCGGCAAGCCCGTCGGGGTCTGTGGGGAGTCGGCGTCGGACCCGCTGCTCGCCCTGGTGCTGGCCGGCTTCGGGGTGACGACGCTGTCGATGTCGGCATCGGCCGTGCCAGCCGTTCGGTACTCCCTGCGGCGGCACTCCACGAGCCAGCTCCAGGACATCGCCGGCGCAGCCCGCGCCGCCGGGAGCGCTCCGGGCGCCCGCGCCGCGGCGCTCGCGCTAGTGGATGACGAGGTGCGCATGGCACTGCAGCTGTAG
- a CDS encoding thioredoxin domain-containing protein, with amino-acid sequence MSNRLASATSPYLQQHAGNPVDWFEWGDEAFAEARRRDVPLLISIGYAACHWCHVMAHESFEDPGTAAYLNDHFVAVKVDREERPDVDAVYMEATQAMTGSGGWPMTVFATPDGAPFSCGTYFPPRPLHGMPSFGQVLSAMHDAWTTRRGDVDVSAAAIREALAGHGPGDVLPGAGTSDPSASSRALGVLAGTFDAARGGFGGAPKFPPSMLLEWLLRHGVDRTRPGAPLATAMAAGTLDAMARGGMYDQLGGGFARYSVDAGWVVPHFEKMLYDNALLLRVYAHWWRATGSPLAHRVVEETAGWLLRELRTDEGGFASALDADSPGPDGTSREGAFSVWTPRELVEALGPDDGAWAAGVWGVTEAGTFEQGASVLQLRADPPPEDAGRYAAVRTRLFEARASRPRPARDDKVVAAWNGLAVAALADAGDLFGRSDWVAAAAAAADLLLDVHVRRDGPVLRLARTSRDGVVGSAPGVLEDYADLAEGVLALYRATGDPRWLEHAGELLEEVLGRFGDGAGGCYDTAVDETDPVLGRIRRPRDPADGPTPSGQAAAAGALLTFAALSGSHRHREAAERALTEPLALAARYPRAAGWALAVAEAVLDGPREVAVVGPAGDAGTDALRRVAVLATAPGAVLATGPVAASGRAARVGLLQGRPMVDGRPTAYVCRGFVCDRPTTDPDELAALLAP; translated from the coding sequence ATGTCGAACCGCCTGGCCTCCGCCACCAGCCCGTACCTCCAGCAGCACGCGGGCAACCCCGTCGACTGGTTCGAGTGGGGCGACGAGGCGTTCGCCGAGGCCCGGCGTCGCGACGTCCCCCTGCTGATCTCGATCGGGTACGCCGCGTGCCACTGGTGCCACGTCATGGCCCACGAGTCGTTCGAGGACCCCGGCACAGCGGCCTACCTCAACGACCACTTCGTCGCGGTCAAGGTGGACCGCGAGGAACGACCCGACGTCGACGCCGTCTACATGGAGGCGACGCAGGCGATGACCGGCAGCGGGGGATGGCCGATGACGGTGTTCGCCACACCCGACGGCGCCCCGTTCTCGTGCGGCACCTACTTCCCGCCGCGGCCGCTGCATGGCATGCCGTCGTTCGGGCAGGTGCTGAGCGCGATGCACGACGCGTGGACCACGCGACGCGGCGACGTCGACGTGAGCGCGGCGGCGATCCGCGAGGCGCTCGCCGGTCACGGGCCCGGGGACGTGCTGCCCGGAGCCGGGACGAGCGACCCGTCCGCCTCGAGCCGGGCGCTCGGGGTCCTCGCCGGCACGTTCGACGCGGCGCGGGGCGGGTTCGGCGGAGCGCCGAAGTTCCCGCCGTCCATGCTGCTCGAGTGGCTGCTCCGCCACGGCGTCGACCGCACGCGCCCCGGTGCACCGCTGGCCACGGCCATGGCGGCCGGAACGCTCGACGCGATGGCCCGCGGCGGGATGTACGACCAGCTCGGCGGCGGGTTCGCGCGGTACTCCGTCGACGCCGGGTGGGTCGTCCCGCACTTCGAGAAGATGCTCTACGACAACGCGCTCCTGCTGCGCGTCTACGCGCACTGGTGGCGGGCGACCGGGTCGCCGCTCGCCCACCGGGTCGTCGAGGAGACGGCCGGGTGGCTGCTCCGCGAGCTGCGCACGGACGAGGGCGGGTTCGCGTCGGCCCTCGATGCCGACTCCCCGGGACCCGACGGCACCTCGCGCGAGGGCGCCTTCTCGGTGTGGACGCCGCGTGAGCTGGTCGAGGCCCTGGGGCCCGACGACGGCGCCTGGGCGGCCGGGGTGTGGGGCGTCACGGAGGCGGGGACGTTCGAGCAGGGGGCGTCGGTGCTGCAGCTGCGGGCCGACCCGCCGCCGGAGGACGCCGGTCGCTACGCAGCGGTCCGGACCCGGCTGTTCGAGGCCCGCGCGTCGCGTCCACGGCCCGCCCGCGACGACAAGGTCGTCGCGGCATGGAACGGGCTCGCCGTCGCGGCGCTGGCCGACGCCGGTGACCTCTTCGGGCGGTCCGACTGGGTCGCGGCCGCGGCTGCGGCCGCTGACCTGCTGCTCGACGTCCATGTGCGTCGGGACGGCCCGGTGCTGCGCCTCGCGCGCACGTCGCGGGACGGGGTCGTCGGCAGCGCACCCGGGGTGCTGGAGGACTACGCCGACCTCGCCGAGGGAGTGCTCGCGCTCTACCGGGCGACGGGGGACCCGCGCTGGCTCGAGCATGCCGGTGAGCTGCTCGAGGAGGTGCTCGGACGGTTCGGCGACGGCGCGGGCGGCTGCTACGACACGGCGGTCGACGAGACGGACCCGGTGCTGGGCCGGATCCGGCGGCCACGAGACCCCGCGGACGGCCCGACGCCGTCCGGGCAGGCCGCCGCGGCCGGCGCCCTGCTCACCTTCGCGGCGCTCAGCGGCTCGCACCGCCACCGGGAGGCCGCCGAGCGGGCCCTGACCGAGCCCCTCGCGCTCGCCGCGCGGTACCCGCGGGCGGCGGGCTGGGCGCTGGCCGTCGCGGAGGCCGTGCTCGACGGCCCGCGCGAGGTCGCCGTCGTCGGTCCCGCGGGCGACGCGGGCACCGACGCGCTGCGCCGGGTCGCCGTGCTCGCGACGGCCCCAGGTGCTGTCCTCGCGACGGGGCCCGTGGCGGCATCCGGCCGAGCGGCTCGCGTCGGCCTCCTGCAGGGCCGCCCGATGGTCGACGGGCGACCGACGGCGTACGTGTGCCGGGGCTTCGTGTGCGACCGCCCGACGACGGACCCCGACGAGCTGGCCGCGCTGCTGGCACCCTGA
- a CDS encoding wax ester/triacylglycerol synthase domain-containing protein: MATDGPRTPEVPARAPRTGRSEVQRISPGDLVELATDVGPVPMNVGAVLLLAEGTGADVATALAQRIGGVPRLRQRLVVPPWGLGRPYWVDDADFDIEAHVSLVRCPGPGDEPTLLAVAVDAVTRALPPSRPLWRAVVVTGLADGQVALVLVLHHVLADGIGGLAVLARLVDGDGTASAAPLASERVRAAHPAPRVRDLLADSAAERWRTLRGALRAVARAHRGRVELGRGGGRRASSCSLNAPTGPRRQVATVEVDLAPVRVAGRRYGATVNDVLLVAVTGAMASILRGRGEEVAELVVSVPVSARDSTTSHDLGNQVGVMPVRAPVHGSVPVRLERVAELTRAQKTQARGASAGLVGPVFRLLAAAGLFRWFVDRQRLVNSFLTNMPGPTAPLALAGARVLRIIPITITAGNVGVAFAALSYAGRLTVTVIVDPDVVPEADAVAAALAGELRAVADA, encoded by the coding sequence ATGGCGACGGACGGCCCGCGGACTCCCGAGGTCCCCGCGCGCGCTCCTCGGACCGGTCGCAGCGAGGTCCAGCGGATCAGTCCGGGCGACCTGGTCGAGCTGGCGACCGACGTCGGACCCGTGCCGATGAACGTCGGGGCGGTGCTGCTCCTCGCCGAGGGCACCGGGGCTGACGTGGCGACGGCGCTCGCGCAGCGGATCGGTGGGGTCCCTCGCCTGCGCCAGCGTCTGGTGGTGCCACCGTGGGGACTGGGCCGGCCGTACTGGGTCGACGACGCAGACTTCGACATCGAGGCGCACGTGTCGCTGGTGCGCTGCCCAGGCCCCGGCGACGAACCAACCCTGCTGGCGGTCGCGGTCGACGCGGTCACGCGCGCGCTGCCGCCTTCGCGCCCGCTGTGGCGGGCTGTCGTCGTCACTGGGCTGGCCGACGGCCAGGTCGCCCTCGTCCTCGTGCTGCACCACGTCCTCGCCGACGGGATCGGCGGTCTCGCGGTGCTCGCTCGCCTGGTGGATGGCGACGGGACGGCGTCGGCAGCGCCTCTGGCCTCCGAGCGCGTGCGGGCCGCGCACCCGGCTCCACGCGTACGGGACCTGCTTGCTGACAGCGCTGCTGAGCGGTGGCGCACGCTGCGCGGAGCACTGCGCGCCGTGGCGCGGGCCCATCGCGGTCGCGTCGAGCTGGGCCGGGGCGGCGGTCGGCGCGCGTCAAGCTGCTCGCTCAACGCCCCGACCGGTCCGCGCCGGCAGGTCGCGACCGTCGAGGTCGACCTCGCCCCGGTGCGCGTCGCCGGGCGACGGTACGGCGCGACCGTCAACGACGTCCTGCTGGTGGCCGTGACCGGGGCGATGGCCAGCATCCTGCGGGGTCGCGGTGAGGAGGTCGCGGAGCTGGTCGTCTCGGTGCCCGTCTCGGCCCGGGACTCGACGACGAGCCACGATCTGGGCAACCAGGTCGGGGTCATGCCGGTCCGGGCACCCGTGCACGGATCCGTGCCGGTGCGGCTGGAACGCGTCGCGGAGCTCACGCGCGCGCAGAAGACGCAGGCGCGAGGGGCGTCTGCGGGCCTCGTCGGGCCGGTGTTCCGGCTCCTGGCCGCAGCCGGCCTCTTCCGGTGGTTCGTCGACCGGCAACGCCTGGTCAACTCGTTCCTCACCAACATGCCCGGGCCGACCGCTCCGCTGGCCCTCGCCGGGGCGCGGGTCCTGCGCATCATCCCGATCACCATCACCGCCGGCAACGTCGGCGTCGCCTTCGCGGCCCTGTCCTACGCCGGACGGCTCACCGTCACCGTCATCGTCGACCCCGACGTCGTCCCCGAGGCAGACGCGGTCGCCGCAGCCCTCGCCGGAGAGCTGCGGGCGGTCGCCGACGCGTAG
- a CDS encoding Ppx/GppA phosphatase family protein, which yields MRLGVLDVGSNTVNLLVVDAHRGAQPVPQSSHKSVLRLMRYLEPSGQISPEGVRAVVDAVGAGAKQAADAGIDEMLAFATSALREAPNGPAVLDLVAAETGVRLQVLTGEDEARITFLAVRRWYGWSAGDMLLFDIGGGSLEIAAGGSENPDVAVSLPLGAGRTTIGFLPDDPPTAQQTAALREHAAGLLTTTARLFADRPKPAHVVGSSKTVRSLARLAGSLADGVGPQDRLMLRRSALDDWVPRLAKIPADSRPALPGITVDRTFQIVAGGIVLSETMRAFKVTELEVSPWALREGLILLYLDRLG from the coding sequence ATGCGGCTCGGGGTGCTGGACGTCGGCTCGAACACGGTCAACCTGCTGGTCGTGGACGCCCACCGCGGCGCCCAGCCGGTCCCGCAGTCGTCGCACAAGTCGGTCCTGCGGCTCATGCGGTACCTCGAGCCGTCCGGGCAGATCAGCCCCGAGGGTGTCCGTGCGGTCGTCGACGCGGTGGGGGCCGGCGCCAAGCAGGCGGCCGACGCCGGTATCGACGAGATGCTCGCGTTCGCGACGTCCGCGCTGCGCGAGGCACCGAACGGTCCCGCGGTGCTCGACCTGGTCGCAGCCGAGACCGGCGTGCGGCTCCAGGTCCTCACGGGCGAGGACGAGGCCCGGATCACCTTCCTCGCGGTGCGCCGCTGGTACGGGTGGTCGGCCGGCGACATGCTCCTGTTCGACATCGGGGGTGGGTCACTCGAGATCGCGGCGGGCGGCAGCGAGAACCCCGACGTGGCGGTCTCCCTGCCGCTGGGCGCCGGGCGCACGACCATCGGGTTCCTGCCCGACGACCCGCCGACCGCCCAGCAGACGGCGGCGCTGCGCGAGCACGCGGCGGGGCTGCTCACGACGACGGCGCGACTCTTCGCCGACCGCCCCAAGCCCGCACACGTCGTCGGCTCGTCGAAGACCGTGCGCTCGCTCGCCCGCCTGGCCGGTTCGCTCGCCGACGGGGTCGGCCCGCAGGACCGGCTCATGCTGCGCAGGTCGGCGCTCGACGACTGGGTGCCCCGGCTGGCGAAGATCCCGGCCGACTCGCGGCCGGCGCTGCCGGGGATCACGGTGGACCGCACGTTCCAGATCGTCGCCGGCGGGATTGTGCTGTCCGAGACGATGCGCGCCTTCAAGGTCACCGAGCTGGAGGTCTCCCCCTGGGCGTTGCGCGAGGGTCTGATCCTGCTGTACCTCGACCGCCTGGGTTGA